In Mytilus trossulus isolate FHL-02 chromosome 10, PNRI_Mtr1.1.1.hap1, whole genome shotgun sequence, the DNA window ATGTCAaccaaatttgtaatttttttgtaaaattttgtgaaaaaatgcatattttcaacttttctgaaaTTGGGATTTTCGCTGAATTACCACATTTTCTCTGGTGCTTTTCAGAAAAGTGCAAATGTGTACAGAATAGTTAGCACTGTAGTTATGTAGTTTGGATACTACTTTaccaaatttaatagaaaaatgtgtgggattttttttagttttatcaccATAGCAACCGTTTTTTTCCTTGGAAACAGAGTTTTCATCTGCAGAATATTGCAGTTTAAGAGCTTAAATGTCCTGAATTTTTCATAACCgataagaaaaatacataaaagctGACGAAAACTTTAAATAACAATCGTTAAGTGTTGTTGACTTCAATTGTTACCACGGAAAGACATATTATCCATAGAATCATCCACTAAAAAACTgcataaatagaaatttatgtacatgaaacatataaataaagcGTTCAAATTGGAATATGACTTAAGTCCTTGCTTCACTCACAGTCTTGTCTGGGATTTCTTCTTCAGATTGTTCAATAAATGTGATATGTCATGAAACATTAGGGTTggggtttggggggggggggggtcttggAGAAAGGGGGGAGGGTATAAGttgatttgtttaaatgttgCATACAAGTAGATACTTGAAAAGATAATTGCTTTTCCTCGTCCAAAGAAACATTGGTTTTCgcactttaactttagtttcagttaatagaaatctagaaaatttaaacacacggttatttaccacaaaaaaaggttgggattgattttgagagttttggtcccaatagtttaggaattaggggccaaaaaagggcctatttagacatttttcttgattttcacacaataacttcagtataagtaaatagaaatctatgaaattaaaacacaatgtttaagaacaaaaaaaaaaggttgggattgattttgggagttttggtcccaaaagtttaggaattaggggccaaaaggagcccaattaagcattttcttggttttcgcaccataactttagtatatgtaaatagaaatctatgaaattttaacacaaggtttatgaccataaaggaaggttaggattgattttgggagttttggtaccaacaatttagtaattagggaccaaaagggtcaaaattaaacttgaatACTACTATTTTTTTCGACTttcatgtagatttttttttatcttttcggAATAATGGCATGTAACCGTCTCATtaacaattataccacatcttcttttttaaattatcagaaaagataaaaaaaaatctatatgaaAGTCGAAAAATATAGTAGTGTATGTATGACGAAAAGAGGGCTCCAGAAAGGTTCTCCTTCGATCAAatggtaaattttaataaatttctttagttaACCAGGCCATATAGGTTACATGCCATTATTCCGAGAGCCCATTGGTCCGACAGCCCATTGGTCCGACAGTCCATTAGTCTGACAGCCCATTAGTCGGACAACCCATTAGTCCGAAAACCTATTGGTCCAACAGCACATTAGTCCAACAGCCAATCATGCCAATTAGTCTGACAACCCATTAGTACAACAACCCAATAGTCCGACAATCCATTGATCCGACAGCCCAATACTCCCACAATCCATAAGTCCAACACTTATCAAATCAAGCATAAGGGtaacaggataaaaaaaaatgtctgtctGTATTATTAGATAACTCCGTGTATATAACATCAGGCTTAGGTAGTTCGAATACTTTCTATATATTCAATTCGAAATCtgtataaagaataaaacagaacagaatgtttcatttttccaaattaaagggTCTATAAAGAGCATATAAACAACCAATGATGATGCAAACTACTGATGATACCTCGCCCAAATATTTCGTTGTTGAGTTTTGAATCTGAAaaagcatcacacagtatagctgactaatATAAACCCCGAAACCAATTTTCAGAAATCTTTGTATTAAATTGTAGTTCTTCAAAATatgacgattttttttaaaacttggcTGTTATGTgaaaagtgttcggtaaacaggaatggttgagtgatgaatctgaaaacttATCACACGATATAGCCGACTTCAATAAacctttcagaaatccttgtaatgtagttcatgaaaaaattcaacgaaaatattcatgggacagaGGGATGAACTGGACGGTTGGAAGGACGGGCAGACAGACAGAGGAAGAACAGTATAACACACTTTTTTGAAGCGGCAGTATAATGATTGGAACAACATAAAGACTTTACAAcaataataatatgatatacattgtaattatCTTTATAGAACCATAAGCCTCAGTCACAATTTGagccaaaacaaaatagaaaagaacccaaccatatttttaaaataacagtcAGTATGAAGACATGTACTACATAATTCAAAAgaactattttttaacaatacaatcGTCAGTATCCCCCATAATAGTCAAGTTTTCTTGTGTTAACATCGAGATGTGCTAGAAATGTGCTGAAAGAGTTCCTCCCTCAAATTGTTATGAAGTGAGCATTCGATTGAAAAATGACACTCATCCTCAACTCTATCAGCTGTACATTACgatttttcaattcttaatgTAATGGGTGAGCACTGATTCTTAACTAACATATTTTTATGCactacctttcttaaaatctaCGGAaacgtattagcgccacacattttttttaatttttcttccaATATTTGCGTTACAATGCAAACCTTTGCGAAATAATGCAAacctttgttttatcttatttcttatttaagattcaaaggAAACAGTTGTTATTAATAGAGGAggctgtatatattaaaatgtatcacTGTTGTAGTCATTGCAAAGTAAAATCATTGAATAATTAGATCATATATCATTGACTTCAGTAATGAGCagaataatataagaaaatgtggtatgaatgaCAATAAGAAAACTCTTTATCTAAGTCACTATTCCTTAAAGTTAACCATCATAGGCCAAAGTACggttttcaacacggagcattagCTTACACTGCatgaacaacaaactataaaggccCCCAAGAAACGATATCCTtgttactactagtatatatatatatattacaaagaaaattgagtaaattgCGGTTATACGGAAAACCAAAACATCAACCCTGCTACTATAGCTATAAcccaatataaatatactacCAAAGTAAGCTCTCGTTTGTGTAAAGTAGGTTGgcaagaaatatatatagaacggagatgttttattaataaaattatgttctctcTATTTAAATTGCTATCCAAGCatcttaaaattatataaccacattatattgaaatgaaaattcaatgactttctatcaaagaatcttgatcatattctgagattaaaaaaaaaatgtttccttattaaaaattgattttaaagcagaaagataaatttgtccatttgacttggagtttcacaattgtatgacattattttggatctttcaatttaaatataagtGAATATcgataggggattaataaaggaatcaaaagagtcaagaaatataaaaatcaatgtgCTTgatttcgagatattagccattgaaattttggctgGAAAatattctcttgacttttcataccTATTTCATTGACAAGTTTACAAGTTTACATTCTCAAAACTATCAaagaataatttgaattttataagacttttacagctTGCTtaatatcattatacatgtaaaagatttataaaaagataaatgggGGTCAATGCCATTTCTTTTTTTGGTATTCAATTGAATAAAACCTGAGGTttctgaaaatctgacaaaaaaatcaaaaacccTGACAAGCAAACTGCATTATACCTTAACTAACCTCTGAAGCTTAACCCAAGTTATAGAAAATCGatcttgtatatataaaatttttgaagaaaaaaaaaaattctttttataaTCAGGCTCTCCGACCAAACATAATATTTTCAAGAATCTATATGTATATCTTTAAGAAATAAACCTAccacccccccccttttttctaaCCCTCCAACCATAATATTACATTATGTATTACATTTGTTGAACCTTATGAAATAAACAGAATAGACTGTAAGTGAAGCAAAGCAGTCATattccaatttgaaaataaacaccctctatttatgtatatttttacataaGTTTCTATTTATGCAATTTCAGAGTGGATGTTGCTTTGGATAATATGTGTTTCCTTGGTAACAATTAGAGTCAACAACACTTGACGATTGTAATTTAAAGTTTGCATtagcttttatgtatttttcttatcGGTTATGAAAAATTCAGGACATTTAAGCTCTTAAACTGCAATATTCTGCAAATGAAAATTCCGTTTCCAAGGAAAAAATCGGTTTCTATcgtaataaaactaaaaaaaatcccacacatttttctattaaatttggtAAAGTAGTATCCAAACTTCATAACTACAGTGCTAACTATTCTGTACACATTtgcacttttctgaaaaacaccaGAGAAAATGTAGTAATTCAGCAAAAATCCCATtttcagaaaagttgaaaatatgcaatttttcacaaaattttaccaaaaagttacaaatttgGTTGACATGCAATCTTCTCCAAAATGAAGCTTAAACCAAGTTCTATCAatgttacatatgaaaattaatgaaaaatgcacgatTTGATTCATAATCAGGCTCTGAATTGTggtgatttagctgatttttgaaagattttaccaTGCTTAACAACCAAAAAATTATGTGTctgttaccatggcaaccactcATATTTTCccactcaaaattattttttgagcatttttcatttatggCTTCTACTAGAccaattatagaaaaaatctgAAACCTTCATGTATCGCACGCTGCCTGGTTCTTACAAAGAGCTGTACTTAACGTGCTATATATAGTATAGCCGTGTAGATTTATCATTAAATTACAACAAGAAATTAATAGTTTGACTATGTTGACTGAAGTTAACTGAAGTTAAAGGTATAATTAAATTTTGCTTTATTATGAAGTCACTTTTCCCCATCAGCTTCATGCATAGGTAATACGAAATTCCAATTTGTCAAACGGTTGCATTGTCTATCAGGATTTGACtgatatttggttttttttgtaaagggAAACTTTTAGACCGAGTGTTGAATGATGTATAGAAATCGTTCTATTCATCAGTTAAGTCACGGTCGTGAATTAGTTAAATGCTATTGAATATATCTGTCATAGACGACCGTGTTTATGTTCAATTTGCTGTATTTACAAAATCTTTCGCATTCAACATTGACATGATTGATGACATGACCGGGTGTGACCTTTCATTAgatgttttcttcaaataaccaaaaacatatACAGCGACATAGTATTTTTGTCAAGAGTACATTTGTAGTACCTAAAATTAAAAGTACTATCAACGGATTTAAATAATGTCTTATCTTATCAGCACTTTGTACAATTTCAAGATTATAATTTCAAAGTACTTAAGTTGTACTTCAAGAAACTATAACAGTTATACATTTAATGTTTAGCAGtgagaatactttttttttatacacaacAGGTTTATACCAATCcagtacatttgaaatattaaactttcatttgaatcttatattaaattataaaaaactatataattaACCTTATAGTCCTTTACCAAGAAGGTACATAGCTGTGCTTCCAATTTGTAATACAAATCAAGTCCCGTTAATTTATTGTTCTGAAACAGTGCATCCGTTTGACCGTAAATATAGCTACTACAGTGTTGAAGTACATTTGCATTACAGTAAAGTTATACTGCTAAAGATGTCCACGTGCTAAAGTATAGCTGTGTAGATCAATCATTACGttacaacaaaaaattgataGTGATAGATTTTTGACTACTCAACTTTACGACTTTTAAACGGATGATTAAAATTTACGAACTtcgaactttccatttctatgaaGCAAATTTCAGCAGCTCCTGcatatgtaatatatatctcCCAGTTGATATGATATGTCAATTTGCAAAATGGTTGCATTGTCTTTCAGGATTTTACTGATATTGGGTTCCTGTGTAAATAGAAACTATTTAATCGAGGGTTGAATGTTGAATTTTAGTGGCTAATGTGATTTAGTTGAACGCAGTTGAGTATATCTGCCAAGAAGAccttatttatgtttaatttgcTGTATTAATAAAATCCCTCACCGCTCAACATTGAAGACATCACCGGTTGTAACCTTTAAttggatttatttttcaaataaccaaaacatatacaatgaCGCAACAGATTTTTCAAGAGTACTTTTGTTgtactttaaattaaaactacTATAAACTTCCTTAGATACTGTATTGACTTTTccacaatttgaaattgttgtactatttcaatattataatttttagagTACTTAACATTTGTGattcaatttaaagaaaaactgtAACAGTTATACATTTAATGTTTAGAATTGAGTACACTTTTAATACACAACTGTTTTATACCAATCCAGtacttttgaattattacattttattagAATTTTATACTAAGTTATCAAAAAGCATTATACTTTATCTACCCCATAGTACTTAACTACGGAGGTGCATCActgttcttttaattttgaatacaaaatacaaatcaattGTGCAGATTATTTATTAACTTACAACAAGACATCTATCATGTTGATAGTGATAGAATTTTAAAGTTAACTTTACGACTTTCAAAGGGATCATTAAAATTTACGAGCTGCAAACTTTTCAGTTTTATGAAGTAACCTGTAGGCAGCTGCTGCATATGCATGATATATCTCCCTGTTGCAGAGATATCCAATTTTCTACATGGTTGAATGGTCTATAAGGATTTGGCTGATATTTGGGTTCCTATGTAAATAGAAACTATTTAACCGAGGGTTGAATGAAGAATATAAGTCGTTCTATTCATCATTTAAGTCGCTGTTGTGATTGAGTTGAATGCTGTTGAATATATCTGTCATAGTAGACcttatgtattttttgtaagAGTACTTTTGTAGGACTTTAAGTTAAAAGTACTGTAAACTTGCTTAGATAATGTATTAACTTTCCCGCACTTTGACATTGCTGTACTATTTCAATACGATAATTTCAAAGTCCTTTAAAAGTTGTAAGTTGAAAGAAACACGGTAACagttatacatttaattttagCACTTTTAATAATCAACTGTTTTATACCGACCCAGtacttttgaattattacaCTTTCATTAGAATTTTATATTAAGTcatcaaaaaaattaatatattttatctacCCTCATAGTACTTTACTACGTAGGTACATCACTGTGCTTCTAATAATCGTGTAATCCAAATCAAGTCCTGTTAATTTATTGTTTCTGAAACAGTACACCTATTTTGCTGTATATAAAACTACTACAATGTTGACGTACATTTGCCGTACAATAAAGTTATACTACTGAAAATATACACATACTAAAGTATAACTGTGCTGATCAATCATTAACTTACAACAAGACAATTACCATGTTGATAATGATATCATTTTGACTGAAGTTAACTTTACGACTTTCAAAAGGATGATTAAAATTTACGAACTGCAAACTTTACAGTTCTATGAAGTAACCTGTAGGCAGTATGCTGCATATGCATTATATATCTCCAAGTTATGCCAATTTTCTAAATGGTTGTATTGTCTATCATGATTTGACTGATATTTGGGTTCCTGTGTAAATAGAAACTATTTAACCGACGGTTGAATGAAGAATATAAGTCGTTCTATTCATCATTAAAGTCGCTGTTGTAATTAAGTTGAATGCTGTTGAATATATCTGTCAAAAACGACCTTGTGTATGTTTTGTAAGAGTACTTTTGTAGGACTTTAAGTTAAAAGTACTGTAAACTTGCTTAGATAATGTATTAACTTTCCCGCACTTTGAAATTGCTGTACTATTTCAATACCATAATTTCAAAGTCCTTTAAAAGTTGTAAGTTGAAATAAACACGGTAACAGTTATGAATGaatattagtttttttattcatcattcaCGTCGCTGGCGTGATTTAGTAGAATGTTATTTGTTATATCTGTCATAGAAGACcttatttatgtttcatttgctgtattcacaaaataatttaattatcatCAATGAAGACATTACCGATTGTGACATTTCATGGGACTTATTCTTCAAAATAACCGAACTATTCCTTTTAGATAACGGACAAATTGGTGACCGTTGGTCGGGTTGTCGTCTTTTTAGATAACgtacccattggtgacctttggtcgggttgtggtctctttgacacattcccttttTCCACCCTCAACTTTGTTCATTATGATTAAGCTTTGTTGACAACTTGTCAGTTTATATATTATGCCTAACCAATATAGATGAAATAAGTTTGAATATAATGGATTaaattatatcaaacatttaaCTCTAATTTTTTAAGACAATAATTCACTCACTTCCCGTTGCCTCACGTTTAGTTGGTATATTTGCAAGCTCTCTCCATTTCAACCTGTTGTTATGTAATTCTGTTGTTTCAAGTATAAATTTTTCAATACCAACTGTAGCTGCTTCTATTTTGCTCGAAACTTTTTTCAATTCCTCTTCATTTGGTGTTGTCtcttcatatttattttcatgcaaATTCTTTAATCGGACATTACTAAAACGTAATTTCTGTGTGAGTTCTCCAaccattttcattatttgatcCAACTCCAGGATAGCCAGTTTATCATCACTTTCTTTTTCACAATCCATGTCCATTCTGTTTTAAGTCATTTTCAATCTATAAGGTAATAAACTCAGGTACGAATGTCGTATTGAAAAAGGGGATTTTTAAATGGATTTATCGTCTAAATTTCTCTTCCTCCTTCTGTCacaattcatttttatacaCTTATGGGAAGTTTAACTTCAAAAGACGTAAATGTTAATGACttatcatttctatatttaacCAGATGGTTTATGCAAGATATACATACAGGTCAGATACAttacctttaaaaaatatgcataatgtTCCCGTCAATGTAATACTAGTAGTTTGTTTACATATTACAAAACAACATTTGGTAGCTCATTCACCGATTGAGGATGAATTGGTTGAAGTTTCTTCCCCATTGGTACCATCAGCCTTATAGTCGGTACTTGTGTTGACATGAGATCATGATATATtgttgaaattttccttttcgGTAGACTTACTGTTAATACAATGATAAGTTGTtcc includes these proteins:
- the LOC134686880 gene encoding uncharacterized protein LOC134686880 — protein: MDMDCEKESDDKLAILELDQIMKMVGELTQKLRFSNVRLKNLHENKYEETTPNEEELKKVSSKIEAATVGIEKFILETTELHNNRLKWRELANIPTKREATGRNNVQATDSGIASSTYSGTSMVMDSNAFTGVQDTNPHQSSSFISSEVDGRHEASAENGKDSEFEC